From Cellulomonas fimi ATCC 484, a single genomic window includes:
- the disA gene encoding DNA integrity scanning diadenylate cyclase DisA, which yields MPHSHAPEDLLRSTLAAVAPGSELRDGLERILRGRTGALIVLGFDDLVARICSGGFVLDVEFSATRLRELAKMDGAVVVAGDRIVRAAVQLLPDQTIETSESGTRHRTAERVAKQTGFPVISVSASMRIIALYVGGQRHVLEDSTTILSRANQALATLERYKARLDEVSGTLSALEIEDLVTVRDVSTVVQRLEMVRRISEEIEGYVVELGTDGRLLTLQLDELVGGLGTDRELVIRDYVDTARRDVDTVLAALGELNSTELLDIAHIARVLGLPGGGDALDAAAGPRGYRLLSKVPRLPGTIVDRLVAHFGGLQKLLAATIDDLMAVDGVGEQRARAVREGLSRLAESSILERYV from the coding sequence GTGCCGCACTCGCACGCCCCCGAAGACCTGCTCCGGTCGACGCTCGCCGCCGTCGCGCCCGGCAGCGAGCTCCGCGACGGCCTGGAGCGGATCCTGCGCGGCCGGACGGGCGCCCTCATCGTGCTCGGCTTCGACGACCTCGTCGCCCGGATCTGCTCCGGCGGGTTCGTTCTCGACGTCGAGTTCAGCGCGACCCGCCTGCGCGAGCTCGCCAAGATGGACGGCGCCGTCGTGGTCGCCGGCGACCGCATCGTGCGGGCCGCCGTGCAGCTCCTGCCCGACCAGACCATCGAGACGTCCGAGTCCGGCACCCGCCACCGCACCGCCGAGCGCGTCGCGAAGCAGACCGGCTTCCCCGTCATCTCCGTGTCCGCGTCGATGCGGATCATCGCGCTGTACGTCGGGGGGCAGCGGCACGTCCTCGAGGACTCGACGACCATCCTGTCCCGCGCCAACCAGGCCCTCGCCACGCTCGAGCGCTACAAGGCCCGCCTCGACGAGGTCAGCGGCACCCTGTCCGCCCTGGAGATCGAGGACCTCGTCACCGTCCGCGACGTCTCCACCGTCGTGCAGCGGCTCGAGATGGTCCGGCGCATCTCCGAGGAGATCGAGGGCTACGTCGTCGAGCTCGGGACCGACGGGCGCCTCCTCACGCTCCAGCTCGACGAGCTCGTCGGAGGACTCGGCACCGACCGCGAGCTCGTGATCCGCGACTACGTCGACACCGCGCGCCGCGACGTCGACACCGTCCTCGCCGCGCTCGGCGAGCTCAACTCGACCGAGCTGCTCGACATCGCGCACATCGCGCGCGTCCTGGGTCTGCCCGGGGGCGGGGACGCGCTCGACGCCGCCGCCGGCCCGCGCGGCTACCGGCTGCTGTCCAAGGTCCCGCGCCTGCCCGGCACCATCGTCGACCGGCTCGTCGCCCACTTCGGCGGCCTGCAGAAGCTGCTCGCCGCCACGATCGACGACCTCATGGCCGTCGACGGCGTCGGGGAGCAGCGGGCGCGGGCCGTGCGGGAGGGGCTGTCGCGGCTCGCGGAGTCGTCGATCCTCGAGCGCTACGTCTGA
- a CDS encoding A/G-specific adenine glycosylase: MPTALDPAALRTPVVAWFEEHARDLPWRAADRTPWGVLVSEVMLQQTPVVRVEPAWRAWMRRWPGPADVAAASTADVLRAWDRLGYPRRALRLQECARAVVERHGGDVPDDEAALLALPGVGSYTAAAVRAFAFGRRSVVLDTNVRRVLARAAAGAALPAPAQTVAEVRLAASFVPADDAGAARWAAASMELGALVCTARAPRCDACPVRDVCAWRAAGRPGDAHADRRRTQAFTGTDRQVRGRVMALLRDALGPVPQEAVDALWPDAGQLRRCVDALLADGLAVRVPGVDDDTPATYRLPH; encoded by the coding sequence GTGCCGACCGCCCTCGACCCCGCCGCGCTGCGGACGCCGGTCGTCGCGTGGTTCGAGGAGCACGCGCGCGACCTGCCGTGGCGCGCGGCCGACCGGACCCCGTGGGGCGTCCTGGTCAGCGAGGTGATGCTGCAGCAGACGCCCGTCGTCCGGGTCGAGCCCGCGTGGCGGGCGTGGATGCGGCGCTGGCCGGGGCCCGCCGACGTCGCGGCCGCGTCGACGGCGGACGTGCTGCGCGCGTGGGACCGGCTCGGGTACCCGCGGCGGGCGCTGCGGCTCCAGGAGTGCGCGCGCGCCGTCGTCGAGCGCCACGGCGGCGACGTGCCCGACGACGAGGCGGCGCTGCTCGCCCTGCCCGGCGTCGGCTCCTACACGGCCGCCGCCGTGCGGGCGTTCGCGTTCGGGCGGCGCTCGGTCGTGCTCGACACGAACGTCCGACGCGTGCTCGCGCGGGCCGCCGCCGGTGCGGCGCTCCCCGCCCCCGCCCAGACCGTCGCGGAGGTGCGGCTCGCCGCGTCGTTCGTGCCCGCCGACGACGCCGGGGCGGCCCGTTGGGCGGCCGCGTCCATGGAGCTCGGCGCGCTCGTGTGCACCGCGCGGGCCCCTCGCTGCGACGCGTGCCCCGTGCGGGACGTGTGCGCCTGGCGCGCCGCCGGACGTCCCGGTGACGCGCACGCGGACCGGCGACGCACCCAGGCGTTCACGGGGACGGACCGGCAGGTGCGCGGGCGGGTCATGGCGCTGCTGCGGGACGCGCTCGGGCCCGTGCCGCAGGAGGCCGTCGACGCGCTCTGGCCGGACGCCGGCCAGCTGCGCCGCTGCGTCGACGCGCTCCTCGCCGACGGGCTGGCCGTGCGCGTGCCGGGGGTGGACGACGACACGCCTGCCACGTACCGGCTGCCGCACTGA
- the radA gene encoding DNA repair protein RadA — translation MTTTTPRRADRSARPGFRCSECGWTASKWVGRCGECQAWGTVAEDVGPGGGAPRTVATAPTRAPARPIDEIDVEAARARPTGVDELDRVLGGGIVPGAVVLLAGEPGVGKSTLLLDVAARAARTGRRVLYVTGEESAGQVRLRAGRIGALHPSLLLADETDLATVLGHVEVVDPDLLVLDSVQTIASAAVEGTAGGVAQVREVTAAVIAAAKSRDLPVVLVGHVTKDGSVAGPRTLEHLVDVVCQFEGERHSRLRLLRATKNRYGPTDEVGCFDLSETGIIGLADPSGLFVSQAQTAVPGTCLTVTLEGRRPLATEVQALVAPSAVPNPRRTTSGIDSSRLAMVLAVLQRRLGARLADQDVYVSTVGGARVVEPAADLALALAAVSSRENTALPRGLVAVGEVGLAGEIRTVSGVGRRLSEAARLGFTRAVVPAGSLDGAAPPDGLTVLPVADLAQAVAAAGIGS, via the coding sequence GTGACCACGACCACCCCCCGCCGCGCCGACCGCAGCGCCCGCCCGGGCTTCCGCTGCTCGGAGTGCGGCTGGACGGCCTCCAAGTGGGTCGGCCGCTGCGGCGAGTGCCAGGCGTGGGGCACGGTCGCGGAGGACGTGGGACCCGGCGGTGGCGCGCCGCGCACCGTCGCGACCGCACCGACGCGCGCGCCCGCGCGCCCGATCGACGAGATCGACGTCGAGGCCGCGCGCGCCCGCCCCACGGGCGTCGACGAGCTCGACCGCGTGCTCGGCGGCGGCATCGTGCCCGGCGCCGTCGTGCTCCTCGCAGGCGAGCCGGGCGTCGGCAAGTCGACGCTGCTCCTCGACGTCGCCGCTCGCGCCGCGCGCACCGGCCGACGCGTCCTCTACGTGACCGGCGAGGAGTCCGCCGGCCAGGTGCGGCTGCGCGCCGGTCGCATCGGTGCGCTGCACCCCTCGCTGCTGCTCGCCGACGAGACCGACCTCGCCACCGTCCTCGGGCACGTCGAGGTCGTCGACCCCGACCTCCTCGTCCTGGACTCCGTGCAGACCATCGCGTCCGCAGCCGTCGAGGGGACCGCCGGCGGCGTCGCGCAGGTGCGCGAGGTCACCGCGGCCGTCATCGCCGCCGCGAAGTCGCGCGACCTGCCCGTCGTCCTCGTCGGCCACGTGACCAAGGACGGCTCCGTCGCGGGGCCGCGCACGCTCGAGCACCTCGTCGACGTCGTCTGCCAGTTCGAGGGCGAGCGCCACTCCCGCCTGCGGCTGCTGCGCGCCACCAAGAACCGGTACGGCCCCACCGACGAGGTCGGCTGCTTCGACCTGTCCGAGACGGGGATCATCGGCCTCGCGGACCCGTCCGGGCTGTTCGTCTCCCAGGCGCAGACCGCCGTCCCCGGCACGTGCCTGACCGTCACGCTCGAAGGTCGCCGGCCGCTCGCGACCGAGGTGCAGGCACTCGTCGCCCCGTCCGCCGTGCCCAACCCCCGGCGCACCACCAGCGGCATCGACTCCAGCCGCCTCGCGATGGTGCTCGCCGTCCTGCAGCGTCGCCTCGGCGCGCGGCTCGCCGACCAGGACGTGTACGTCTCGACCGTGGGCGGTGCGCGTGTCGTCGAGCCCGCCGCCGACCTCGCCCTCGCGCTGGCCGCCGTCAGCTCACGCGAGAACACCGCCCTGCCGCGCGGCCTCGTCGCCGTCGGGGAGGTCGGCCTCGCCGGCGAGATCCGCACCGTCAGCGGCGTGGGCCGGCGCCTGTCCGAGGCCGCACGACTCGGCTTCACGCGCGCCGTCGTCCCCGCCGGCTCGCTCGACGGGGCCGCGCCTCCCGACGGCCTCACCGTCCTGCCGGTCGCCGACCTCGCCCAGGCCGTCGCCGCCGCCGGGATCGGCTCGTGA